The genomic segment GAGGAAAGTCTCCGTTGTACCAAGGCATAATCTTATTATTTAGAGTTAAAATTCCTTACGCTTAAAAAAGCTTACAAATAAAATTACAACTCCAATCTGTAAGCCTGTTATAGAATGTTGAAACGGTTATTATATTATTGCTATGATAATCTGATATTTATGGATTTCCTTCGCCGCCGCTCGCACCATAAATCTGACCTGTGGCATAACTGGCGTCATTGGCAGCAAGCTGAACATAAATTGACGCAAGTTCGGCTGGTTGTCCCGGTCTTCCCATTGGAGTTTGTGAACCAAATTCTTTTAGTTTTTCCATTGTAGCACCACCGCTTACCTGCAGCGGAGTCCAAATAGGTCCCGGAGCAACACCATTTACTCTAATTCCTTTTGGTCCAAGTTGTTTTGCCAGCGATTTAATGTAATTTGTAGTAGCCGCTTTTGTCTGTGCATAATCGTATAAATCTTCAGTAGGCGCATAAGCCTGTACAGAACTTGTTCCGATTATGGAAGATCCGGCTTTGAGATAGGGAAGCGCAGCTTTGATGATCCAGAAAGGAGCATAAATATTGGTTTTCATTGTAGCATCAAAATCTTCTGTAGAAATATCTAATACTGAGGCATGTGTTTGTTGTCTGGCTGCGTTATTGACTACAATATCGAGTCCGCCCAATTCCTTTGCAGCTTTTTGAACAAGTGAAGTACAGAAAGATTCATCGCGCAAATCTCCGGGAATTGCAATGGCTTTGCGTCCTTCGGCCTTAATTAATGCGATTACTTCTTTTGCATCTTCTTCTTCAGTAGGATAATAATTGATGGCTACATTAGCGCCTTCTCTAGCATAAGCAATTGCGGCAGCTCTTCCCATACCAGAATCACCTCCTGTTATTAAAGCTTTACGGCCTTTTAATCTTCCTGTTCCTTTATAGCTTTTCTCACCATGATCGGGACGTGGATCCATTTTGCTCACAAGGCCAGGCCATGGCTGTTTTTGTTCTTTAAATGGTGGTCTTGGATATTTTGTAGTTGGGTCTTCTGATCCATTTGATAATTGCGTTTCTCCTAAATTTAATCCATTTGCCATCATAGGATTAATTGCTGCCGTTGCAAGCACAGCTCCCATACCAGTTATGGCGCTGCGGCGTGATATTGCTTTTTTAATTTCCATAATGCTATTATTTTAAGTTTTATCTCTTAAAGAGTAATTGATAATCAGTCAAATATAGATAAGGCTCAAATATGATTTTTATAGAATTACAGCTATATGTTGCAGAAATATAAGGGGATAATCCAGGCGTCTGTCTACTTTCCCTGCATTGCAATTAAAAAAAAGCGCTAAAATTTCATTACTTGTCACAAGACAAGTGCCACAGGTTTTATTCGCTCTTTCTTTGCATAGTATTAAACAAACAAATAGTATGGAAACCGAAAAAACAAACACACAGAACGAATTAAATTCATCATCAAAAAGTAAAAACACAATTGTAATTGTTCACGGAGCATGGTCATCTGCTAATGACTGGCATCATGTTGCGGGTTACCTTAACTCTGCAGAAAACAATCTAATCATTGTAAATCTTCCGGGGCACGGAACTGATGAGACACCCATTTCGAAGATTAGTTTGCAGCTTTATGTTTATGAAGTTTTAAAAGCCATTGGCAGCGAAACTAATGTTACACTTGTAGGTCACAGTTTTGGCGGAATAGTAGTAAGCGAAGTCGCTGAACTGATTGCTCCGCAGATCAAAAAACTAGTTTACATTGCCGCTTTTGTTCCTCAAAACGGGGATAGTTTATTGTCGCTTGCGCAAATGGATTCAGAGAGTCATGTAGGTAAAAACCTTATTGTAAATGAGCAGGCGGGAATCGCTTCTATTATTAAAGAAGCAATTACAGATGTATTTTTAGCTGATGCTCCAAAACCAGTAGCAGAATATGTAACCAATAATCTGCGACCAGAACCTTTAGCACCGTTATCTACTCCGGTTACATTAACTGATGCAAACTTCGGAAAAGTGGCTAAAGTATATGTTCATAGTCAGAATGATCATACGATTGGATATTCACTTCAGCAAAAAATGGTTGAAAATGCCGGAATCTCAAGAACGTACTCACTTCCTTCTAGTCATACTCCATTTATAGTATTTCCTCAAATACTTTCTTCAATTATAGCCTTAGAAGCTAAATAAAAAACATTTCACAAATAACATTTTAAAATTTACAATCATGAAAAAATTCAAATTGATTCAATTTGTCATGGCAGCTTGCGCCCTGATTTTATCATCTTGTTCAAATGATGATACACAACCTGAATCTAAAAATTATGTACTCGTTCATGGCGCATGGCAGGCTCCGTATGTATGGAAGTCAGTTAAAACTAATTTAGAGAAACAAGGCAATAAAGTAATTGTTGTTGAGCTGCCGGGCCATGGTACTGATAATACTTTTCCAGGTGCTATAACGCTGGATGTGTATAAACAGAAAGTAATAAATGCACTTTCAACAATAGACGGAAAAGTGATTTTAGTAGGTCATAGTTTGGGAGGCATGATAATTTCTTCTGTTGCAGAAGCTGTTCCTTCTAAAATTGAAAAACTGGTTTATGTGGCAGCTTATCTACCGACTTCAGGCCAGACATTAGATGAGTTAGCACACATGGATCCTGATTCTCAGCTTGGTGTTACGGGTAACCTAATTTTTAATTATGATGGTGGTACTGTAGATGTAAAGCAGGATCAAATCGTGAACTTGTTTATTCCTGATGGCACTTCGGAAGTTCAGAATCTTGTATTAAAAAACTATAGAACAGAGCCTTTAACTCCATTTATTAATCCTGTAAAACTGACTGATCAAAATTTTGGATCAGTGAAAAAAGCTTACATCAAAACTTTACAGGATCGTGTTGTGTCGCCGTATTTACAAAACAAAATGATTGCAGCAGGAAAAGTTGAATCGGTGTACGAAATAAATACAGGACATAGTCCATTCCTTTCAAAACCAGATGATTTATCATCAATATTAACAAAAATAGCAACAAACTAATTATAAACAAATAACAAATATATATCATGAAAAATTCAATTTTATTACTAGCAGTACTATTCTTTACAACTATTACAGCTTTCTCACAAACGAACAAAGTTAAAAACGAAAACACAATTGTAATCATCCACGGCGCATGGTCATCATCAAATGATTGGCAGCACGTTTCAGAAGATTTAACTGCTGGTGGAAACTCCGTTATTTCCGTGAACCTTCCGGGACATGGAAGCGATAATACAGCAATTTCAACTATCAGTTTAAAGCTTTATGTTGAAGACGTTAAAAAAGCCATTGGAAACAAACAAAATGTAATTCTTGTTGCGCATAGTTTTGGCGGAATCATAGCAAGTCAGGTGGCTGAAGACATTGCTCCTCAGATCAAAAAGGTAGTTTATATAGCGGCTTACGTACCAAAAAATGGAGAAAGCTTATTGTCTCTTGCGCAAACTGATGGAGAAAGTCATATTGGAAAAAATCTTATTGTAGATGAGAAAGCAGGAATTGCAAGCATCAAAAAAGAAGGTATTGCTGATGTTTTCCTTGCGGATGCTCCTAAACAAGTTGCAGATTATGTAAGCAATAATTTAAAACCAGAACCATTAGCACCTTTAGCGACTCCGGTAACTTTAACTGAAGGCAGATTTGGAAAAATCAGTAAAGTATTTGTTTACACTTTAAATGATCACACAATAGGTTATTCGTTGCAGCAAAAAATGACAAAAGAGGCGGGTATAGAAAGATTATATGCTCTTCCGTCAAGTCACACACCTTTTATCATGTTCCCACATGTTTTGGCTCAAATCATTGCTGTAGAAGCTAAGTAATTACAACTTAAATTAAATATCACAGGTAAGAATTATTGTTAGTCAATAACAATTTTAATAGCGCTTTCACCGACAAATGGTGGTTCTTATCCTAATCATTAAATAAAATCTAAGAACAAATGGAAACACAAGAAAAAATTTTAGAGGGTGAATTCACCCATAAAACAGCACCAACAAAATCGATAAACGTAAATGGAGCCGATTTTACTTATCGCTCTTTTGGAAAGAAAGAAGGCATACCGGTTATCTTTTTACAACACTTTACAGGAAACATGGATAATTGGGATCCTGAAGTAACAAATGCAATTGCGAGTAATTATCCTGTAATATTATTTAACAACAGAGGCGTGGGAAGTTCAAACGGAACCACTCCTGAGAATGTATCGGAGATGGCACAAGATGCTGTTGCTTTTATCCGTGCTTTGGGCTACAATAAGGTTAATATTTTAGGTTTTTCTCTTGGCGGATTTATAGGGCAGGAGATCGCCGCAAATTATCCCGAATTGGTGAATAAACTTATATTGGCAGGCACAGGATCAATAGGAGGAAAGGCAATTGCGCAACTGGAGTCGCATTTAGAAAAAGCTTTTGTTGACGGACCTGAAAGGGTATTGATTAATCTTTTTTTCAGCAAAACGCCAAGCAGTATTAAAGCGGGTGAAGCTTTCTTAGAAAGACTATCTGAAAGAAAAGTAGACAGGGATTTACCAACGAGCCAGGATACAATTGCAAGTCAGGCTAAAGCCATTATAAATTACGGTTTAGCAACAGATGAAAACAACTCACAGCTTAAAGCTATTAAACAGCCTGTGCTTATTGTTAATGGAAATCAGGATAATATGGTCGATTCTATCAATTCTTATATCATGCTTCAGAATATTCCGAATTCAAAACTAGTACTTTGGAGTGATTCAGGTCATGGCGGGATTTTTCAGTATTCCAAAGATTTTTCGCAGGAAGTAAATTCATTCTTATTGAATTAAGATCAAATTGAAGCAGATAATTTATAAAAGAAAACCGGTTGCTGTGCTATTGTTTGAGATGATGGTTGAAGAAATAGCATCAGTAATCGGTTAAAAAAAAACAATAAACGATTGGTTTATGCAATTGCAAAAAGAACATAAATTTTGTTATTCAATACATATAATATTCCTGCTCATTTTCACGGTTTTGATCTTCTTTCAAAGAAAAAAAATGCTGACAGCGCAAAGGAGAAATCTGGAACTGGAAAAGCAAATTAGTGAAATGAAGAGTGAACGGGAACTTCTGCAAAAAGAAATTGAATTGAGAAACAGGAAACTTTCTGCGAGAGCATTATATCTTTCGGGCAGAAATCAGCTGATAAATAATTTAATTTTATCTATAGAAAATATACCAAAACTCTCGAAAGTTCCCGCTTTAGATATTCATATTAAACACTTAAAAGATTATTTAAGAAGTGACAATGAATGGGAAACATTTGTTTTTCATTTTGAAGAAGTAAATCCAGGTTTTCTGGCAAGACTTCGAAAATTACATCCTGAATTAACCTCAAATGATATGCGTTATATTGCTTATATCTATATGAATTTAACGACCAAAGAGATTTCAAATCTTTTGAGTATAACCATATATGCAAGTAAAAAAAGGAAAGAGAGAATTATTTCGAAGATAAAACTTCCTGAGGATATGACTTTATACTCTTATCTCTCAAATATTTAGAAAAAATGTCTCTCATTTGTCTTTTCATTGTCTCCTTTTTTTTCAGATGTTTTAATACTGTGTTTTATCTAATTATTTGGTAATTGACTATTTTTGATCTGCAACGGTCTTGTAAAGAAGCTGTTGCGTATAATATTAACAAAGAAACCAATGGACAAACAAGGACTAAAAAATTATATCATAAAAAATTTACCATTTCCAGATCGTACTTTAGATGAAGTGGTAGAATTCTTTGAAGAAATTACTATTAAAAAAAATGAATTTTTTCTTAAAGAAGGAAAAATAAATGAACATTATTTCTTTTTGCAGAGCGGTTTTATGAGAGCGTTTACGCATGATATTGATGGAAATGAAATCACTACCAATTTTTATCAAAAAGATAGTGTGGTATTTGAAGTGTCATCCTTTTATTTAAAAACCAAGTCATCTGAAAATATACAAGCAGTTACAGATTGCAGAGGTTTTGCCATCAGTTATGATCAATTAAACGCATTGCTGCATACCGTTCCGGAGTTTAGGGCTTATGGAGTGAAAATGCTTGCAAAAGAATATATGATGTTTAAAAAACGGGCGCTGGAATTAATTAATCTTAGTGGTGAAGCCCGATATGAAAATCTTATTACGACCAATAAAGAGATATTTCAATTTGCACAGCTCAAACAAATAGCATCTTATCTAAATGTTACCGATACATCATTAAGTAGAATCAGACGGGAATTTTCAAAAAAATAACTCATTTTTGTTACTCATTTAAATCAATTATTACATGCCAAATATTGCAAGATTTTTTCTAATCAACTTTTTTTCTTTAGTGTCATTATCTCTTTTTAGTCAGGAAAATGCAAAGGAAGAAATGATGATTAAAAAACCGCTTTTCTTTAATTCAAAACATACAATTGACATTAATGGAAAGCCCATAAATTTTACAGCAATTGCAGATGAAATATTTCTTAAAAATGATGATAATAAAGTTATAGCCAGTGTATTTAGTTTTTCTTATATAAAACAAAATAAAAAGAATGGAGTCAGACCTGTTGTTTTTGTGTTCAATGGCGGCCCGGGCTCATCTTCTATCTGGCTGCATTTGAGCAGTATTGCACCGTGGAAAGTAAAATTAACTCCGGAAATTAATTCTTCTAACTTACCTCCATTTGGATTAGAAGCTAATACAGATTCTTTACTGGACGTAGCCGATTTAGTTTTTGTTGATCCTGTAGGAACTGGTTTTAGCCGAATAATTTCCCCAGGGACGCCACAAGATTTTTATGGAGTAGATCAGGATGCTGAATCAATGGCGCAGTTTATAGAAAAGTGGCTGATAAAAAATAATAGATGGAATTCTCCAAAGTTTCTTATTGGAGAAAGTTATGGAAGCCAGCGGGTTTCAGTTCTTCCAAGAGCGCTTATGGGCGGAGTAACTTATTCTGGTGTAATGAGAGGCATTACATTAAACGGTATTATTATGCTGGGAACTACGCTTGAATCGCCTTTAAAAAAGTTAACCTCCGAAGAAAAATTAGAAAGAGCGGCATCATTACTTCCAACTTTATCAAAAACAGCCTGGTATTATAATAAAATTGATAAAACGGTATCTTACGGAGAGTTTCAAAAAGAAGTTTCAGCATTTGCAGAAAAAGAATATTTGAATGCACTTTTACAGGACAATCAGCAAAAACTTTCGGAAACAGAAAGGAATGTTATTATTGAAAAACTTTGCAAATACACAGGATTGCCTAAAGATTTTTTTTCATCAACACTAGAAATAGCTCCAAAAAATTTCGTCGACAGTCTTTTGTCGAAAGAAAATCTACAGATTGGATTATACGATACAAGATACAATCTTTCGCTTGAGCATTCTGGTAATGATCCAGTTGCAGACGATCCGGCAATGGGAAGATACGTTCCCGGATTTACGGCTGCTTTTAGAGAATTATTAGCTTCAAAATTAAAAATTGACATTCAGGATCCGTATAAAACTATTGATTGGAAAAATATTTCGTTTCAATGGCAATGGGCACGTAAAGAGACCAAAGAAGGTCCTGATTTTACTGACGATTTAAATGTCGTTTTACGCAGAACGCCAAATTTAAAAGTATTTATAGCGGGAGGAAGTTTGGATTTGTCTACTCCTGTGGGTTATGCTAAAATAACGACAGAAAAAGCAAATTTCCCTGCTGACAGAGTCATTTTTAAAGAATACGAATCGGGTCACATGCTTTATTTAGGTAATACAGGAACAGTATTTAGCGTTGATGTAAGATCGTTTATTTTAAGTTGTTCCAACAAAAATTAAAAACTCACTTTATAATTATTGTAAATACAAGAAGATTGTCCATGAAAAAACAAACCTACATTATTGTCCTATTTTTTTTTATTAATCTAATTCAGGCACAAAAGAATAGTCCGGATTATTTTGCATTAAATGGTGTTTTAAAAAATAATTATAAAGGATATTTATATGTTTCTTATGCTGATAAAAAAGATAGCTGTTTTGTAGAAAATAATAAATTTTCTTTCAAAGGGCATATACCTGGAGACATGACAAATGTATTTTTCTGGTTGAAAGGAAAAACTTGTATTATGAAAAAAGAATTTTTTCTCGAAAATAAAAATGTTAAAATCAACTTAGCTTTTTATGAAGAAATCCAAAATAAAGATACGACAGTCTTTTTTCATGCAACTTCAATTGTGGGTACAAAAACAGCTCTAATTCAGGACGATTATGAAAGGTTTGCCGCTAGTAATTTATATGCTAAAGACCGTCATCAAAAGCTATACAGAAAGCTAAACACAATGGCAGTTAAAGACCCAAAAAATTATTATGTGGGTAATTTAATAGAGGAAATGTGTTGGGATAGCACGTTGGATAAAAATCAATTAAAAAAAATATACAGTAAATTAGATAAAAAAAATCAACGAAGAGGCAATATTTATGTTATAGAAAAAAAGCTGTATCCCAAAAACGACATAAATGTAAACGATATGGTTTATGATTTTGAATTGCCGGATGAAAACAATACTGTATTTAAAACAGTGTCTTTAAAAGGGAAATGGTATCTTATAGATTTTTGGGCCACCTATTGTAGTATTTGTATCGCTGCATTTCCTAAATTACAAAAGATTCATGATTTATATAAAGACAGGAATTTTGAAATTTTATCAGTTTCCGTTGATAAAGATTTGAAAAAATGGCAGAATTTCTTGAAAACACATGACCTAAAATGGAAAAATTTGATTGAAAAAAGAGGTATTGACGATAGCGAAGCTGTAAAAAAGTATATTTCTTTTACCCCCTCAAATTTTTTAATTAGCCCTGAAGGTAAAATAGTGGCAAGCAATATTAGTCCTGAAGATTTAGAAAAATTTCTCAAAAAAAATTTAAAATAATTCCATTTCATTAAAAATGATTTTAATTTTTGTGACGTCTTACAACGTTAATTAATAAGAATTTAGTAATTTAATAGTAAGACGATGTTTATAATTAAAAAAGGATATATAATTAATTATCTGAACATATACTTTTACCGTAGGTAATTAAGGTATCTAATAATTAGTAAACTTTAGTTATCATTTCATCTATAGGCAAACGAACTTTTTTCGTTGCTGCCATATAGTCTTTTTCCGAATCTCGATATCCTAAAGCCAAGATAACTGTAGAATGCAATCCTTTTTCTTTCAAACCCAAAACCTTATCGATAATGGAGGCATTAAAACCTTCAATAGGAGTGGCATCCACTTTCAATTCTGCTGCAGCAATAAGTGCAGTTCCTAGTGCAATATAAGCCTGTTTAGAGGCCCAAATAGCTTTTTGTTCTGTATCAATAGCGCCAAAATAGGAATGCAAGCCATTTCTAAATCCTGATAAGGCACCAGCATCAAGACCTCTTTGTTTTTCTGTCATTGCCATGTAATTGTCAATGTAAGTCGTAGTCATGTCATTGTAGGCTGCAAAGACCAGCAAATGAGAACAGGATTCAATTTGTCTATTATACGAATCAGTACCTAATTTCTTTTGGATTTCCGGATTGCTTACAACAAAAACACGGTAAGATTGCAGACCACAAGAGGATGCTGAAAGATTTATAGCCTCTAAGATTTGATCGATCTTTTCTTCTGCTACTTTTATG from the Flavobacterium sp. genome contains:
- a CDS encoding SDR family oxidoreductase, translating into MEIKKAISRRSAITGMGAVLATAAINPMMANGLNLGETQLSNGSEDPTTKYPRPPFKEQKQPWPGLVSKMDPRPDHGEKSYKGTGRLKGRKALITGGDSGMGRAAAIAYAREGANVAINYYPTEEEDAKEVIALIKAEGRKAIAIPGDLRDESFCTSLVQKAAKELGGLDIVVNNAARQQTHASVLDISTEDFDATMKTNIYAPFWIIKAALPYLKAGSSIIGTSSVQAYAPTEDLYDYAQTKAATTNYIKSLAKQLGPKGIRVNGVAPGPIWTPLQVSGGATMEKLKEFGSQTPMGRPGQPAELASIYVQLAANDASYATGQIYGASGGEGNP
- a CDS encoding alpha/beta hydrolase; the protein is METEKTNTQNELNSSSKSKNTIVIVHGAWSSANDWHHVAGYLNSAENNLIIVNLPGHGTDETPISKISLQLYVYEVLKAIGSETNVTLVGHSFGGIVVSEVAELIAPQIKKLVYIAAFVPQNGDSLLSLAQMDSESHVGKNLIVNEQAGIASIIKEAITDVFLADAPKPVAEYVTNNLRPEPLAPLSTPVTLTDANFGKVAKVYVHSQNDHTIGYSLQQKMVENAGISRTYSLPSSHTPFIVFPQILSSIIALEAK
- a CDS encoding alpha/beta fold hydrolase translates to MAACALILSSCSNDDTQPESKNYVLVHGAWQAPYVWKSVKTNLEKQGNKVIVVELPGHGTDNTFPGAITLDVYKQKVINALSTIDGKVILVGHSLGGMIISSVAEAVPSKIEKLVYVAAYLPTSGQTLDELAHMDPDSQLGVTGNLIFNYDGGTVDVKQDQIVNLFIPDGTSEVQNLVLKNYRTEPLTPFINPVKLTDQNFGSVKKAYIKTLQDRVVSPYLQNKMIAAGKVESVYEINTGHSPFLSKPDDLSSILTKIATN
- a CDS encoding alpha/beta fold hydrolase, coding for MKNSILLLAVLFFTTITAFSQTNKVKNENTIVIIHGAWSSSNDWQHVSEDLTAGGNSVISVNLPGHGSDNTAISTISLKLYVEDVKKAIGNKQNVILVAHSFGGIIASQVAEDIAPQIKKVVYIAAYVPKNGESLLSLAQTDGESHIGKNLIVDEKAGIASIKKEGIADVFLADAPKQVADYVSNNLKPEPLAPLATPVTLTEGRFGKISKVFVYTLNDHTIGYSLQQKMTKEAGIERLYALPSSHTPFIMFPHVLAQIIAVEAK
- a CDS encoding alpha/beta hydrolase, with product METQEKILEGEFTHKTAPTKSINVNGADFTYRSFGKKEGIPVIFLQHFTGNMDNWDPEVTNAIASNYPVILFNNRGVGSSNGTTPENVSEMAQDAVAFIRALGYNKVNILGFSLGGFIGQEIAANYPELVNKLILAGTGSIGGKAIAQLESHLEKAFVDGPERVLINLFFSKTPSSIKAGEAFLERLSERKVDRDLPTSQDTIASQAKAIINYGLATDENNSQLKAIKQPVLIVNGNQDNMVDSINSYIMLQNIPNSKLVLWSDSGHGGIFQYSKDFSQEVNSFLLN
- a CDS encoding Crp/Fnr family transcriptional regulator, translated to MDKQGLKNYIIKNLPFPDRTLDEVVEFFEEITIKKNEFFLKEGKINEHYFFLQSGFMRAFTHDIDGNEITTNFYQKDSVVFEVSSFYLKTKSSENIQAVTDCRGFAISYDQLNALLHTVPEFRAYGVKMLAKEYMMFKKRALELINLSGEARYENLITTNKEIFQFAQLKQIASYLNVTDTSLSRIRREFSKK
- a CDS encoding TlpA disulfide reductase family protein; this encodes MKKQTYIIVLFFFINLIQAQKNSPDYFALNGVLKNNYKGYLYVSYADKKDSCFVENNKFSFKGHIPGDMTNVFFWLKGKTCIMKKEFFLENKNVKINLAFYEEIQNKDTTVFFHATSIVGTKTALIQDDYERFAASNLYAKDRHQKLYRKLNTMAVKDPKNYYVGNLIEEMCWDSTLDKNQLKKIYSKLDKKNQRRGNIYVIEKKLYPKNDINVNDMVYDFELPDENNTVFKTVSLKGKWYLIDFWATYCSICIAAFPKLQKIHDLYKDRNFEILSVSVDKDLKKWQNFLKTHDLKWKNLIEKRGIDDSEAVKKYISFTPSNFLISPEGKIVASNISPEDLEKFLKKNLK
- a CDS encoding nitroreductase family protein, producing the protein MNLIENLKWRYATKAYNNIKVAEEKIDQILEAINLSASSCGLQSYRVFVVSNPEIQKKLGTDSYNRQIESCSHLLVFAAYNDMTTTYIDNYMAMTEKQRGLDAGALSGFRNGLHSYFGAIDTEQKAIWASKQAYIALGTALIAAAELKVDATPIEGFNASIIDKVLGLKEKGLHSTVILALGYRDSEKDYMAATKKVRLPIDEMITKVY